The following proteins are co-located in the Betta splendens chromosome 9, fBetSpl5.4, whole genome shotgun sequence genome:
- the LOC114862274 gene encoding LOW QUALITY PROTEIN: transmembrane protein 132D (The sequence of the model RefSeq protein was modified relative to this genomic sequence to represent the inferred CDS: deleted 2 bases in 2 codons), producing MSLCCRSWRILRVVFATITAVLAQDLSSRELSDAGSPAPFPPFLPVTYEVRDADYLLLKEAGQDLMRNSSMQSHTQPLVILRPSRQPAVSASYGTASTEQPVPLDLVQSVRLFGSPEVLAFAWKIQAFVLTPRAFSSKPTVRVLFYVAGRDWGRGEGAADELPCVTAHAFWQTQEVRGSCAVGGARGTCVAELLPAPAWFAPGSEGTGRERQDPSAGNPVELYYQARARGGGGGCGPADGSRGGGAQQESAAVGPMQRIGSVRLLQVPKGMATLSRLKLGNAIIIRTSSKPLKTTDIATFYILMASSAQLTNFTLRATVKKGVTFRTATPSNSLLWDITLDMGTDGAITVICQRKAPIPGKRLDSSLLEVLQMDFEVEELSSPVDSQVIVWKLELPSASKGDAKTEGAMRIYTTQRDFVGLAPLVMDTDMLNTAVLTGKKVVMPVRTVAVEEDGVVTDVSDYTDCSSADEDVLKVSDRCDYVFVSGRETKGKVKMTVNFTYSYLSAQLELNVWIPQLPLEIEVSDAELSQIKSWRVPILTSKRSGWNSEEDDRKGKGCMLQFQHALVRVLTHFVAEPADPRDPKAFFLGSDWQVDITRLVRYFMKVEDPRVARLQAGRVLSGRDLGTTSIQVFSPLSDAILAKTTIKVVDDKVTITELGVQVVAGLSMTLQLSPGSNKAILATTTTQEVLQSPKQEALVSSWVQFSDGNQTPLDIYDPASYRVTVTSLDQGVVSVQGMPPSVVAEGEGEGVLVRVEMSICEACQKSKRKSTVAVGNGNLKVKFQSNSRRSYTNTSGLDGGAASGNNSDYGADGERLNSQRKQRKPSRDPSVRGATSDRAESVMQKITTTIKSTERTFLTSGSLGGVGKTGYSGNPSNPTSGGKVSMMSSTGGSSKGFGSDNMIVEDMGSAGFTSTVKAPGNLVNYNNFPTKVEVPGQGTAEVDEVMGGRPLTDLEIGMYALLGVFCLAILVFLVNCISYVVKFRHKKPPAHGQEPTGHRHDWVWLGTDAELVMSVPGSPVQQDSQTTTTVIDIGPDKAATLSRRPSCLASVTDSPLSCMGSLRSKPAHSESIHSPTSKRKRVQFTTFSTLDRQHSPHLPPRENGHGIHWVGKKDGCGEVPHMCTTGPGSQ from the exons ATGAGCCTTTGCTGCCGGAGCTGGAGGATCTTACGCGTAGTCTTCGCGACAATTACCGCGGTTCTGGCGCAAG acctgagcagcagagagctgagCGACGCCGGGAGCCCGGCGCCT TTCCCGCCCTTCCTGCCGGTCACCTACGAGGTGCGGGACGCCGACTacctgctgctgaaggaggccggCCAGGACCTGATGAGGAACTCCAGCATGCAGAGCCACACGCAGCCCTTGGTCATCCTGAGGCCCAGCCGGCAGCCGGCCGTCAGCGCCAGCTACGGCACCGCGTCCACGGAGCAGCCCGTGCCCCTGGACCTGGTCCAGTCCGTGCGGCTCTTCGGGTCCCCGGAGGTCCTGGCCTTCGCCTGGAAGATCCAGGCCTTTGTGCTGACGCCGCGGGCGTTCTCCTCCAAGCCCACGGTGCGCGTGCTCTTCTACGTGGCCGGCAGGGACTGGGGCCGGGGCGAGGGCGCCGCCGACGAGCTGCCGTGCGTGACGGCGCACGCGTTCTGGCAGACGCAGGAGGTGCGCGGCTCCTGCGCCGTGGGCGGCGCGCGGGGGACCTGCGTGGCCGAGCTGCTGCCGGCGCCGGCCTGGTTCGCCCCGGGCTCCGAG GGCACGGGCAGGGAGCGGCAGGACCCGTCGGCGGGGAACCCCGTGGAGCTGTACTACCAGGCGCGggcccgcggcggcggcggcgggtgcGGCCCGGCGGACgggagccgcggcggcggcgcgcagcAGGAGAGCGCCGCCGTCGGCCCCATGCAGAGGATCGGCAGCGTGCGCCTCCTGCAGGTGCCCAAAGGCATGGCCACGCTGTCCCGCCTCAAGCTGGGCAACGCAATAATCATACGGACGTCGTCCAAACCGCTCAAGACCACCGACATCGCCACCTTCTACATACTGATGGCCAGCTCCGCTCAGCTCACCAACTTCACCCTCAG AGCGACAGTAAAAAAAGGCGTGACCTTTCGCACGGCGACACCCAGTAACTCTTTACTGTGGGACATCACTCTGGATATGGGCACAGACGGAGCCATCACTGTTATCTGTCAGAGAAAGGCTCCGATACCTGGAAAGAG GCtcgacagcagcctgctggaggTGCTCCAGATGGACTtcgaggtggaggagctgagcagccCCGTCGACAGCCAGGTGATCGTGTGGAAGCTGGAGCTGCCGTCCGCGTCCAAGGGCGACGCCAAGACCGAGGGCGCCATGAGGATCTACACCACCCAGAGGGACTTCGTGGGCCTGGCTCCCCTGGTGATG gACACGGACATGCTCAACACGGCCGTGCTCACCGGGAAGAAGGTGGTGATGCCTGTGAGGACGGTGGCCGTGGAGGAAGACGGAGTTGTGACCGATGTGTCCGACTACACCGACTGCAGCTCCGCCGATGAAGACGTTCTCAAG GTGTCGGACCGGTGCGACTACGTCTTCGTGAGCGGCAGGGAGACGAAGGGCAAAGTGAAGATGACGGTGAACTTCACTTACAGTTACCTGAGCGCTCAGCTCGAACTGAACGTATGGATCCCTCAGCTGCCCCTGGAGATTGAAGTGTCGGACGCGGAGCTGAGCCAGATCAAGAGCTGGAGGGTTCCCATCCTAACCTCAAAAAG ATCTGGCTGGAACAGCGAAGAAGACGACCGGAAGGGCAAAGGCTGCATGCTCCAGTTTCAGCACGCCCTCGTGCGGGTGCTGACTCATTTCGTGGCCGAGCCGGCGGACCCTCGGGATCCGAAGGCTTTCTTCCTGGGGTCCGATTGGCAAGTGGACATCACGAGGCTGGTTCGATACTTCATGAAGGTGGAGGACCCTCGAGTGGCGAGGCTGCAGGCCGGCCGAGTGCTGTCGGGACGTGACCTCGGGACCACCAGCATCCAG GTGTTTTCTCCACTGTCTGATGCAATCTTGGCAAAGACAACTATCAAAGTAGTGGATGACAAAGTGACCATCACTGAGTTGGGGGTTCAAGTGGTTGCGGGTCTTTCCATGACCTTACAGCTCAGTCCTGGAAGCAACAAAGCTATCTTGGCTACCACAACCACACAAGAGGTTCTGCAGAGTCCTAAACAG GAAGCTTTGGTCAGTTCCTGGGTGCAGTTCAGTGACGGCAACCAGACGCCTCTTGACATTTACGATCCGGCCTCCTACCGCGTGACGGTGACATCTCTGGATCAGGGGGTGGTGTCAGTGCAGGGCATGCCTCCGTCGGTGGTGGCGGAGGGAGAGGGCGAGGGCGTCTTGGTCAGAGTAGAGATGTCCATCTGCGAGGCCTGCCAGAAGTCCAAGCGGAAAAGCACCGTGGCCGTGGGCAACGGGAATCTCAAGGTCAAATTTCAGTCAAACAGCCGACGGTCGTACACCAACACCAGCGGCCTGGACGGCGGCGCCGCCAGCGGCAACAACAGCGACTATGGGGCCGATGGCGAGCGGCTGAACAGTCAAAGGAAGCAGCGAAAACCATCACGAGACCCGTCGGTGCGCGGCGCGACCTCCGACCGAGCGGAGAGCGTGATGCAGAAGATCACAACCACCATCAAATCCACAGAACGGACCTTCCTGACCAGCGGCAGCCTCGGGGGCGTGGGCAAGACCGGCTACTCAGGGAACCCCAGCAACCCCACCAGCGGGGGCAAAGTCAGCATGATGAGCAGCACCGGTGGCAGCAGCAAAGGGTTCGGCTCAGACAACATGATAGTGGAGGACATGGGAAGTGCTGGCTTTACGAGCACCGTGAAAGCCCCCGGGAACCTAGTCAACTATAACAACTTCCCCACCAAGGTGGAGGTGCCTGGGCAGGGGACAGCAGAGGTAGACGAGGTGATGGGGGGCCGGCCACTCACAGACTTGGAGATCGGAATGTACGCTCTCCTGGGTGTCTTCTGCCTGGCCATCCTCGTGTTCCTGGTCAACTGCATCTCCTACGTTGTTAAGTTCAGGCACAAGAAGCCGCCCGCGCACGGCCAGGAGCCTACGGGCCACAGGCACGACTGGGTCTGGCTCGGCACCGACGCCGAGCTGGTGATGAGCGTGCCAGGAAGTCCCGTCCAGCAAGACTCCCAGACCACCACAACCGTCATAGACATTGGGCCCGATAAGGCGGCCACTCTATCGCGGAGGCCCAGCTGCTTAGCCTCCGTCACAGACTCTCCCCTCAGCTGCATGGGCTCCCTCCGGAGCAAACCCGCGCACAGCGAGTCCATCCACTCGCCCACCAGCAAGAGAAAGAGAGTCCAGTTCACCACCTTCTCCACTCTGGACCGGCAGCACTCGCCTCACCTTCCGCCCAGGGAGAACGGCCACGGCATCCACTGGGTTGGGAAGAAGGACGGCTGTGGGGAGGTGCCCCACATGTGCACTACAGGGCCTGGGAGCCAGTGA
- the glt1d1 gene encoding glycosyltransferase 1 domain-containing protein 1 isoform X5 yields MRLLFLAPLAPKTGNHTTAERIRFAVAFTNKLKEEAELFLLPQRNKIFVQPQGIKTEVTKNFCWTEFLRSSGVRGDHVDEARVFLLVCGLRRVKDPVYLVEAFSGWHHEDPLNVLVIIGPKSSGHVLMDPVLTLEVEALVKRTAGVFLTQERSQQELHAAMKRCFAVVNSSISEGMSAAILEAMDLEVPVLARDIPGNAAVVQHGFTGLLYSSPQEFVHQSQRLLSDPELRERVVRNGKLYVEAHHSSEHERETYRQLVDTLR; encoded by the exons ATGAGATTACTCTTTCTTGCCCCTCTCGCCCCAAAAACGGGGAACCACACTACAGCTGAGAGAATAAG GTTTGCCGTTGCATTTACCAACAAACTCAAAGAAGAGGCTGAGTTATTTTTG CTGCCACAGAGAAATAAAATCTTTGTCCAGCCTCAAG GTATCAAGACGGAAGTGACTAAAAATTTCTGCTGGACTGAATTCTTGAGGAGCTCAG GTGTACGTGGCGACCACGTGGACGAGGCGCGTGTCTTCCTGttggtctgtggcctcaggcGAGTCAAGGACCCTGTCTATCTGGTGGAGGCTTTTTCAG GGTGGCATCATGAGGATCCACTGAATGTATTGGTCATTATCGGGCCCAAG AGTTCTGGACATGTGCTG ATGGATCCTGTGCTCACGCTGGAGGTGGAAGCTCTCGTTAAGAG AACAGCAGGGGTCTTCTTGACCCAGGAGAGAAGCCAACAGGAGCTTCACGCTGCCATGAAAAGGTGCTTCGCTGTGGTCAACAGCTCCATCTCAGAGGGCATGTCAGCAGCCATCTTGGAG GCCATGGATCTCGAGGTACCCGTCTTGGCCAGGGACATTCCAGGAAATGCAGCCGTGGTGCAGCATGGGTTCACTGGCCTGCTGTACTCCTCTCCTCAG GAATTTGTGCATCAATCTCAGAGGCTGTTGTCAGATCctgagctgagagagagagtggtgaGAAATGGGAAGCTGTACGTGGAAGCACATCACAGCTCGGAACATGAGAGGGAAACCTACAGGCAGCTGGTGGACACTCTGCGATGA
- the glt1d1 gene encoding glycosyltransferase 1 domain-containing protein 1 isoform X1, with product MRLLFLAPLAPKTGNHTTAERIRVHIESAGHTCELRDAAEFQSPAEVTNLISQKPAFDGALAIHLFKAGRHLLDIPVPFGVIFGGTDINEDVKVEKKRVVMQQVLLKARFAVAFTNKLKEEAELFLLPQRNKIFVQPQGIKTEVTKNFCWTEFLRSSGVRGDHVDEARVFLLVCGLRRVKDPVYLVEAFSGWHHEDPLNVLVIIGPKSSGHVLMDPVLTLEVEALVKRTAGVFLTQERSQQELHAAMKRCFAVVNSSISEGMSAAILEAMDLEVPVLARDIPGNAAVVQHGFTGLLYSSPQEFVHQSQRLLSDPELRERVVRNGKLYVEAHHSSEHERETYRQLVDTLR from the exons ATGAGATTACTCTTTCTTGCCCCTCTCGCCCCAAAAACGGGGAACCACACTACAGCTGAGAGAATAAG GGTCCACATTGAATCAGCAGGACACACTTGTGAACTCAGAGATGCTGCAGAATTCCAGTCTCCTGCTGAGGTGACAAACCTAATATCCCAAAAGCCTGCGTTTGATGGAGCGCTGGCTATTCATCTGTTCAAAGCAGGCAGACATCTACTTG ATATCCCGGTGCCATTTGGTGTCATCTTTGGAGGAACAGACATAAATGAAGATGTGAAAGTTGAGAAAAAGCGCGTGGTTATGCAGCAGGTGCTACTGAAAGCCAG GTTTGCCGTTGCATTTACCAACAAACTCAAAGAAGAGGCTGAGTTATTTTTG CTGCCACAGAGAAATAAAATCTTTGTCCAGCCTCAAG GTATCAAGACGGAAGTGACTAAAAATTTCTGCTGGACTGAATTCTTGAGGAGCTCAG GTGTACGTGGCGACCACGTGGACGAGGCGCGTGTCTTCCTGttggtctgtggcctcaggcGAGTCAAGGACCCTGTCTATCTGGTGGAGGCTTTTTCAG GGTGGCATCATGAGGATCCACTGAATGTATTGGTCATTATCGGGCCCAAG AGTTCTGGACATGTGCTG ATGGATCCTGTGCTCACGCTGGAGGTGGAAGCTCTCGTTAAGAG AACAGCAGGGGTCTTCTTGACCCAGGAGAGAAGCCAACAGGAGCTTCACGCTGCCATGAAAAGGTGCTTCGCTGTGGTCAACAGCTCCATCTCAGAGGGCATGTCAGCAGCCATCTTGGAG GCCATGGATCTCGAGGTACCCGTCTTGGCCAGGGACATTCCAGGAAATGCAGCCGTGGTGCAGCATGGGTTCACTGGCCTGCTGTACTCCTCTCCTCAG GAATTTGTGCATCAATCTCAGAGGCTGTTGTCAGATCctgagctgagagagagagtggtgaGAAATGGGAAGCTGTACGTGGAAGCACATCACAGCTCGGAACATGAGAGGGAAACCTACAGGCAGCTGGTGGACACTCTGCGATGA
- the glt1d1 gene encoding glycosyltransferase 1 domain-containing protein 1 isoform X2, with protein sequence MRLLFLAPLAPKTGNHTTAERIRVHIESAGHTCELRDAAEFQSPAEVTNLISQKPAFDGALAIHLFKAGRHLLDIPVPFGVIFGGTDINEDVKVEKKRVVMQQVLLKARFAVAFTNKLKEEAELFLLPQRNKIFVQPQGIKTEVTKNFCWTEFLRSSGVRGDHVDEARVFLLVCGLRRVKDPVYLVEAFSGWHHEDPLNVLVIIGPKMDPVLTLEVEALVKRTAGVFLTQERSQQELHAAMKRCFAVVNSSISEGMSAAILEAMDLEVPVLARDIPGNAAVVQHGFTGLLYSSPQEFVHQSQRLLSDPELRERVVRNGKLYVEAHHSSEHERETYRQLVDTLR encoded by the exons ATGAGATTACTCTTTCTTGCCCCTCTCGCCCCAAAAACGGGGAACCACACTACAGCTGAGAGAATAAG GGTCCACATTGAATCAGCAGGACACACTTGTGAACTCAGAGATGCTGCAGAATTCCAGTCTCCTGCTGAGGTGACAAACCTAATATCCCAAAAGCCTGCGTTTGATGGAGCGCTGGCTATTCATCTGTTCAAAGCAGGCAGACATCTACTTG ATATCCCGGTGCCATTTGGTGTCATCTTTGGAGGAACAGACATAAATGAAGATGTGAAAGTTGAGAAAAAGCGCGTGGTTATGCAGCAGGTGCTACTGAAAGCCAG GTTTGCCGTTGCATTTACCAACAAACTCAAAGAAGAGGCTGAGTTATTTTTG CTGCCACAGAGAAATAAAATCTTTGTCCAGCCTCAAG GTATCAAGACGGAAGTGACTAAAAATTTCTGCTGGACTGAATTCTTGAGGAGCTCAG GTGTACGTGGCGACCACGTGGACGAGGCGCGTGTCTTCCTGttggtctgtggcctcaggcGAGTCAAGGACCCTGTCTATCTGGTGGAGGCTTTTTCAG GGTGGCATCATGAGGATCCACTGAATGTATTGGTCATTATCGGGCCCAAG ATGGATCCTGTGCTCACGCTGGAGGTGGAAGCTCTCGTTAAGAG AACAGCAGGGGTCTTCTTGACCCAGGAGAGAAGCCAACAGGAGCTTCACGCTGCCATGAAAAGGTGCTTCGCTGTGGTCAACAGCTCCATCTCAGAGGGCATGTCAGCAGCCATCTTGGAG GCCATGGATCTCGAGGTACCCGTCTTGGCCAGGGACATTCCAGGAAATGCAGCCGTGGTGCAGCATGGGTTCACTGGCCTGCTGTACTCCTCTCCTCAG GAATTTGTGCATCAATCTCAGAGGCTGTTGTCAGATCctgagctgagagagagagtggtgaGAAATGGGAAGCTGTACGTGGAAGCACATCACAGCTCGGAACATGAGAGGGAAACCTACAGGCAGCTGGTGGACACTCTGCGATGA
- the glt1d1 gene encoding glycosyltransferase 1 domain-containing protein 1 isoform X3 — MRLLFLAPLAPKTGNHTTAERIRVHIESAGHTCELRDAAEFQSPAEVTNLISQKPAFDGALAIHLFKAGRHLLDIPVPFGVIFGGTDINEDVKVEKKRVVMQQVLLKARFAVAFTNKLKEEAELFLLPQRNKIFVQPQGIKTEVTKNFCWTEFLRSSGVRGDHVDEARVFLLVCGLRRVKDPVYLVEAFSGWHHEDPLNVLVIIGPKSSGHVLMDPVLTLEVEALVKSRGLLDPGEKPTGASRCHEKVLRCGQQLHLRGHVSSHLGGHGSRGTRLGQGHSRKCSRGAAWVHWPAVLLSSGICASISEAVVRS, encoded by the exons ATGAGATTACTCTTTCTTGCCCCTCTCGCCCCAAAAACGGGGAACCACACTACAGCTGAGAGAATAAG GGTCCACATTGAATCAGCAGGACACACTTGTGAACTCAGAGATGCTGCAGAATTCCAGTCTCCTGCTGAGGTGACAAACCTAATATCCCAAAAGCCTGCGTTTGATGGAGCGCTGGCTATTCATCTGTTCAAAGCAGGCAGACATCTACTTG ATATCCCGGTGCCATTTGGTGTCATCTTTGGAGGAACAGACATAAATGAAGATGTGAAAGTTGAGAAAAAGCGCGTGGTTATGCAGCAGGTGCTACTGAAAGCCAG GTTTGCCGTTGCATTTACCAACAAACTCAAAGAAGAGGCTGAGTTATTTTTG CTGCCACAGAGAAATAAAATCTTTGTCCAGCCTCAAG GTATCAAGACGGAAGTGACTAAAAATTTCTGCTGGACTGAATTCTTGAGGAGCTCAG GTGTACGTGGCGACCACGTGGACGAGGCGCGTGTCTTCCTGttggtctgtggcctcaggcGAGTCAAGGACCCTGTCTATCTGGTGGAGGCTTTTTCAG GGTGGCATCATGAGGATCCACTGAATGTATTGGTCATTATCGGGCCCAAG AGTTCTGGACATGTGCTG ATGGATCCTGTGCTCACGCTGGAGGTGGAAGCTCTCGTTAAGAG CAGGGGTCTTCTTGACCCAGGAGAGAAGCCAACAGGAGCTTCACGCTGCCATGAAAAGGTGCTTCGCTGTGGTCAACAGCTCCATCTCAGAGGGCATGTCAGCAGCCATCTTGGAG GCCATGGATCTCGAGGTACCCGTCTTGGCCAGGGACATTCCAGGAAATGCAGCCGTGGTGCAGCATGGGTTCACTGGCCTGCTGTACTCCTCTCCTCAG GAATTTGTGCATCAATCTCAGAGGCTGTTGTCAGATCctga
- the glt1d1 gene encoding glycosyltransferase 1 domain-containing protein 1 isoform X4 produces MRLLFLAPLAPKTGNHTTAERIRVHIESAGHTCELRDAAEFQSPAEVTNLISQKPAFDGALAIHLFKAGRHLLDIPVPFGVIFGGTDINEDVKVEKKRVVMQQVLLKARFAVAFTNKLKEEAELFLLPQRNKIFVQPQGIKTEVTKNFCWTEFLRSSGVRGDHVDEARVFLLVCGLRRVKDPVYLVEAFSGWHHEDPLNVLVIIGPKMDPVLTLEVEALVKSRGLLDPGEKPTGASRCHEKVLRCGQQLHLRGHVSSHLGGHGSRGTRLGQGHSRKCSRGAAWVHWPAVLLSSGICASISEAVVRS; encoded by the exons ATGAGATTACTCTTTCTTGCCCCTCTCGCCCCAAAAACGGGGAACCACACTACAGCTGAGAGAATAAG GGTCCACATTGAATCAGCAGGACACACTTGTGAACTCAGAGATGCTGCAGAATTCCAGTCTCCTGCTGAGGTGACAAACCTAATATCCCAAAAGCCTGCGTTTGATGGAGCGCTGGCTATTCATCTGTTCAAAGCAGGCAGACATCTACTTG ATATCCCGGTGCCATTTGGTGTCATCTTTGGAGGAACAGACATAAATGAAGATGTGAAAGTTGAGAAAAAGCGCGTGGTTATGCAGCAGGTGCTACTGAAAGCCAG GTTTGCCGTTGCATTTACCAACAAACTCAAAGAAGAGGCTGAGTTATTTTTG CTGCCACAGAGAAATAAAATCTTTGTCCAGCCTCAAG GTATCAAGACGGAAGTGACTAAAAATTTCTGCTGGACTGAATTCTTGAGGAGCTCAG GTGTACGTGGCGACCACGTGGACGAGGCGCGTGTCTTCCTGttggtctgtggcctcaggcGAGTCAAGGACCCTGTCTATCTGGTGGAGGCTTTTTCAG GGTGGCATCATGAGGATCCACTGAATGTATTGGTCATTATCGGGCCCAAG ATGGATCCTGTGCTCACGCTGGAGGTGGAAGCTCTCGTTAAGAG CAGGGGTCTTCTTGACCCAGGAGAGAAGCCAACAGGAGCTTCACGCTGCCATGAAAAGGTGCTTCGCTGTGGTCAACAGCTCCATCTCAGAGGGCATGTCAGCAGCCATCTTGGAG GCCATGGATCTCGAGGTACCCGTCTTGGCCAGGGACATTCCAGGAAATGCAGCCGTGGTGCAGCATGGGTTCACTGGCCTGCTGTACTCCTCTCCTCAG GAATTTGTGCATCAATCTCAGAGGCTGTTGTCAGATCctga